One genomic segment of Falco peregrinus isolate bFalPer1 chromosome 7, bFalPer1.pri, whole genome shotgun sequence includes these proteins:
- the C7H6orf120 gene encoding UPF0669 protein C6orf120 homolog codes for MAARWRRILVIFVAAEVLFVVNTFEEEDVPEEWILLHVVQGQIGAGNYSYLRLNHEGKIVLQMRSLKGDADLYVSDMTLHPSFDEYELQSVTCGQDVVHVPAHFRRPVGIGIYGHPSHLESEFEMKVYYDRTVVQYPFGEASYNPEEVEAHQKYSQSTEDESQDEESVFWTILIGILKLILEILF; via the coding sequence ATGGCAGCACGCTGGAGAAGAATCCTGGTAATATTTGTGGCTGCTGAAGTACTATTTGTGGTAAATACCTTTGAGGAAGAGGATGTACCTGAAGAATGGATTCTTCTTCATGTTGTTCAAGGTCAGATTGGAGCAGGAAACTACAGCTATTTGAGACTAAATCATGAGGGAAAAATAGTACTTCAGATGCGGAGTTTAAAAGGTGATGCAGACTTGTATGTATCTGATATGACGCTTCACCCCAGCTTTGACGAATACGAGTTGCAGTCTGTAACTTGTGGCCAAGATGTTGTCCATGTACCTGCACACTTCCGCCGCCCCGTGGGAATAGGGATTTACGGCCACCCCTCTCACCTGGAAAGCGAGTTTGAAATGAAAGTGTACTACGATCGAACAGTTGTACAGTATCCATTTGGCGAGGCTTCTTACAACCCTGAGGAGGTGGAGGCACACCAGAAATACTCACAGTCTACAGAAGACGAATCTCAGGATGAGGAATCTGTTTTCTGGACTATACTTATTGGGATCTTGAAATTAATACTtgaaattctcttttaa